The following proteins are co-located in the Apium graveolens cultivar Ventura chromosome 5, ASM990537v1, whole genome shotgun sequence genome:
- the LOC141659118 gene encoding ferritin, chloroplastic-like yields MFSSASLCGIEGANLGSPFILNSKSLSSSTTVISSSAHFTTTINISSRKRVGVLVSVLASGSVNTDSGNNLPVSGLVFRPFEEVKNEAFVVPVAPHTSIARQRFMDECESAINEQINVEYNNSYLYHAIFAYFDRDNIALKGLAKFFKDSSEEERRHAEMLMEYQNMRGGRVKLHTILNPPSEFHHPEKGDALYAMELALSLEKLTNEKLLSLHSVADRCNDPQLADFIESNFLNEQVEAIKKIADYISQLRRVGKGHGVWHFDQSLLLEGGAAV; encoded by the exons ATGTTCTCTTCTGCATCATTATGTGGCATTGAAGGTGCAAATCTTGGCAGCCCTTTTATTTTGAATTCTAAATCTTTGTCATCTTCTACTACTGTGATATCTTCTTCTGCTCATTTCACTACAACAATAAATATTTCTTCGAGAAAAAGAGTTGGGGTTTTGGTTTCTGTTTTGGCTTCGGGTTCTGTTAACACTGATAGTGGTAATAACTTGCCAGTTAGTGGTTTGGTGTTCCGACCATTTGAAGAAGTGAAGAATGAGGCTTTTGTTGTTCCGGTTGCTCCTCATACTTCGATTGCTCGACAACGCTTTATGGATGAATGTGAATCAGCAATCAATGAGCAAATCAA TGTGGAATACAACAACTCCTACTTGTACCATGCCATTTTTGCGTATTTTGACAGGGACAACATTGCCCTGAAAGGACTTGCCAA ATTTTTTAAGGATTCAAGTGAAGAGGAAAGAAGACATGCTGAGATGCTGATGGAATATCAG AACATGCGCGGTGGAAGAGTTAAACTACACACAATCCTGAATCCCCCTAGCGAATTTCACCATCCAGAGAAGGGTGATGCGTTGTATG CCATGGAGCTAGCACTATCTTTAGAAAAGCTAACAAATGAGAAACTTCTGAGCTTGCACAGC GTGGCTGATCGATGCAATGATCCTCAATTAGCAGACTTTATTGAGAGCAACTTTTTGAATGAGCAG GTTGAAGCCATCAAGAAAATAGCAGATTACATAAGTCAGCTGAGGAGGGTTGGAAAAGGACATG GTGTATGGCACTTCGATCAGTCTCTCTTACTCGAGGGTGGGGCAGCAGTATAA